A region of Methyloversatilis discipulorum DNA encodes the following proteins:
- the sucD gene encoding succinate--CoA ligase subunit alpha produces the protein MSILINEKTKIIVQGFTGDKGTFHAKEMIEYGTNVVGGVTPGKGGTTHLGKPVFNTVADAVAATGAEASITFVAPAFCADAIMEAADAGIQLVCSITDGIPAQDMMRVKRYFMRYPKERRTLMVGPNCAGIISPGKAMLGIMPGHIYKQGNIGIVSRSGTLGYEAAAQMKQLGIGVSTSVGIGGDPINGSSFLDHLMKFQEDPDTHAVVMIGEIGGPQEAEASAWVKENMKKPVIGYVAGLTAPKGRRMGHAGAIISAAGDSAAEKSEIMRSFGLTVAPSAGELGSTVASVLAKL, from the coding sequence ATGAGCATTCTGATCAACGAAAAGACCAAGATCATCGTCCAGGGCTTCACCGGCGACAAAGGTACCTTCCACGCCAAGGAGATGATCGAGTACGGCACCAACGTCGTCGGCGGCGTGACCCCGGGCAAGGGCGGCACCACTCACCTCGGCAAGCCGGTGTTCAACACGGTGGCCGACGCGGTCGCCGCGACCGGTGCCGAAGCGTCGATCACCTTCGTCGCGCCGGCCTTCTGCGCCGACGCCATCATGGAAGCGGCCGACGCCGGCATCCAACTGGTGTGCTCGATCACCGACGGCATCCCGGCGCAGGACATGATGCGCGTCAAGCGCTACTTCATGCGCTACCCGAAGGAGCGTCGCACGCTGATGGTCGGCCCGAACTGCGCCGGCATCATCAGCCCGGGCAAGGCCATGCTGGGCATCATGCCGGGCCACATCTACAAGCAGGGCAACATCGGCATTGTGTCGCGTTCGGGCACGCTGGGCTACGAAGCGGCTGCGCAGATGAAGCAGCTGGGCATTGGCGTGTCGACCTCGGTCGGCATCGGCGGCGACCCGATCAACGGCTCGTCCTTTCTTGACCACCTGATGAAGTTCCAGGAAGACCCGGACACCCACGCCGTGGTGATGATCGGCGAGATCGGCGGCCCGCAGGAAGCCGAAGCCTCGGCCTGGGTGAAGGAAAACATGAAGAAGCCGGTGATCGGCTACGTTGCCGGCCTGACCGCACCGAAGGGCCGCCGCATGGGCCACGCCGGCGCCATCATTTCGGCGGCCGGTGATTCGGCTGCCGAGAAGTCGGAAATCATGCGGTCCTTCGGCCTGACCGTCGCGCCGAGCGCCGGCGAGCTGGGCAGCACCGTGGCCTCCGTCCTGGCCAAGCTGTAA
- a CDS encoding phosphoenolpyruvate carboxylase, with protein MVSDPISVPASADASGAAFSEKAIDLLFSLLREVVERHHPELLPVLAGESGNSLSPQMLGRAIQAQGILFQLLSIAEQNGAMRKRREIERHQGRESLPGTFASVLASAKKAGLSTERVREAFAGLKVRPVLTAHPTEAKRVTVLERHRRIYRMLIELESPRWTPRERHDLEDALRNEIELLWLTGELRLEKPNVSQEIAWGLHFFNETLFEVGPDVLARADEAMAQHFGEADLPGFLEFGSWIGGDRDGNPFVTNAITRGALIECRQASLRRHRQSVLELLRGLSVTEASLMLSGEFRDALMLALEESGEGNAIAARNPGEPFRQFLVCVLGKLDDTITCTQAEEGAACRRGYESADRLIADLRTLEAGLRDAKLGRIADTEVVPLRRQIEMFRFSTVRLDVRENSTRVTQTLEALWRASRGEPDDVPAPAQDSAEWREWLLAELAAPRAGVRDTSGLPAVAAETLGLFRLIADMRPRVGREAFGSFILSMTRNVSDVLGVYLLAKEAGLYADPAGVERCSLPIMPLFETIDDLRRAPAIMRELLAMPLIKRSVRALGGVQEVMIGYSDSNKDGGFLSSNWELFKAQQKLTAVGGEAGVKIAFFHGRGGSVSRGGVPAGRAIAAQPAGSIQGLFRLTEQGEVISSKYANKGTAAFNLELLAASVFDHALKSGRADGPHAVPEFDDALEALSGAAHAAYQNLISNPALVAYFQEASPLEEISLLNIGSRPARRFGAKSLAELRAIPWVFAWSQNRHIVTGWYGVGSSLANFIGVRGASGEALLARMFNESPLFRLIVDEVEKTLAVVDLDIAREYSQLVADAGVREEVFGMIAREYDITRTQILRLSGTRGLAERFPDYRQKLDHRLPVVNQVSRQQISLLRAFRMTDDAARKEEFRKALLLSINCVSAGFGATG; from the coding sequence GTGGTGAGTGATCCCATTTCCGTTCCCGCGTCTGCCGACGCCTCCGGGGCGGCTTTCTCGGAAAAGGCGATCGACCTGCTGTTTTCGCTGCTGCGCGAAGTGGTCGAACGTCACCATCCCGAACTGCTGCCGGTGCTTGCCGGCGAGTCGGGCAACAGCCTTTCCCCGCAGATGCTGGGCCGTGCCATCCAGGCCCAGGGCATCCTGTTCCAGCTGCTGTCCATCGCCGAACAGAACGGCGCCATGCGCAAGCGGCGCGAAATCGAGCGCCACCAGGGCCGCGAAAGCCTGCCCGGCACCTTTGCCAGCGTGCTGGCCTCGGCGAAGAAGGCCGGCCTGTCGACGGAGCGCGTGCGCGAAGCCTTTGCCGGCCTCAAGGTGCGGCCGGTGCTGACCGCGCACCCGACCGAAGCCAAGCGCGTGACCGTGCTCGAGCGCCATCGCCGCATCTACCGCATGCTGATCGAGCTCGAGTCGCCGCGCTGGACGCCGCGCGAGCGCCATGACCTCGAAGACGCGCTGCGCAACGAAATCGAACTGCTGTGGCTGACCGGCGAACTGCGTCTGGAAAAGCCGAATGTGTCGCAGGAAATCGCCTGGGGCCTGCACTTCTTCAACGAAACCCTGTTCGAGGTCGGCCCCGACGTGTTGGCGCGCGCCGACGAGGCGATGGCGCAGCATTTCGGCGAAGCGGATCTGCCGGGCTTCCTCGAATTCGGTTCCTGGATCGGTGGCGACCGCGACGGCAACCCCTTCGTCACCAACGCGATCACGCGCGGTGCACTGATCGAATGCCGGCAGGCCAGCCTGCGTCGTCACCGCCAGTCGGTGCTCGAACTGCTGCGCGGCCTGTCGGTGACCGAAGCGTCGCTCATGCTGTCCGGTGAGTTCCGCGACGCGCTGATGCTGGCGCTCGAAGAGAGCGGCGAGGGCAATGCGATCGCCGCGCGCAATCCGGGCGAACCCTTCCGCCAGTTCCTGGTGTGCGTGCTGGGCAAGTTGGACGACACCATCACCTGCACCCAGGCGGAAGAGGGCGCGGCCTGTCGTCGTGGCTATGAATCGGCCGACCGCCTGATCGCCGACCTGCGCACGCTGGAAGCCGGCCTGCGCGACGCGAAGCTCGGCCGCATCGCCGACACCGAAGTGGTGCCGCTGCGCCGCCAGATCGAGATGTTCCGCTTCAGCACCGTGCGCCTCGATGTGCGCGAGAACTCGACCCGCGTCACGCAGACGCTGGAGGCGCTGTGGCGCGCCAGCCGCGGCGAGCCTGACGATGTGCCGGCACCGGCGCAGGACAGCGCCGAGTGGCGCGAGTGGCTCTTGGCCGAACTGGCCGCGCCGCGCGCCGGCGTACGCGACACCAGCGGCCTGCCGGCGGTGGCGGCCGAAACGCTGGGCCTGTTCCGGCTGATCGCCGACATGCGTCCGCGCGTCGGCCGCGAAGCCTTCGGCAGCTTCATCCTGAGCATGACGCGCAATGTGTCGGACGTGCTCGGCGTCTATCTGCTGGCGAAGGAAGCCGGCCTGTACGCCGACCCGGCCGGCGTCGAGCGCTGTTCGCTGCCCATCATGCCGCTGTTCGAAACCATCGACGACCTGCGCCGCGCGCCGGCCATCATGCGCGAGCTGCTGGCCATGCCGCTGATCAAGCGCTCGGTGCGCGCGCTCGGCGGTGTGCAGGAAGTGATGATCGGCTACTCCGATTCGAACAAGGACGGCGGCTTCCTGTCGTCGAACTGGGAGTTGTTCAAGGCGCAGCAGAAACTGACCGCGGTCGGCGGCGAAGCGGGCGTGAAGATCGCCTTCTTCCACGGTCGCGGCGGTTCGGTCAGCCGCGGCGGCGTGCCTGCCGGGCGCGCGATCGCCGCGCAGCCGGCCGGTTCGATCCAGGGCCTGTTCCGGCTGACCGAGCAGGGCGAGGTGATTTCGAGCAAGTACGCCAACAAGGGGACGGCCGCCTTCAACCTCGAACTGCTGGCCGCCAGCGTGTTCGACCACGCGCTGAAATCCGGCCGCGCCGACGGCCCGCATGCGGTGCCGGAGTTCGACGACGCGCTCGAAGCGCTGTCCGGTGCCGCGCACGCAGCCTACCAGAACCTGATTTCGAACCCGGCTCTGGTCGCCTACTTCCAGGAAGCCAGCCCGCTGGAAGAGATTTCGCTGCTCAATATCGGCTCGCGCCCGGCGCGCCGCTTCGGCGCCAAGTCGCTGGCCGAACTGCGCGCGATCCCGTGGGTGTTTGCCTGGTCGCAGAACCGCCACATCGTCACCGGCTGGTACGGCGTCGGCTCCAGCCTCGCCAATTTCATCGGCGTGCGCGGTGCCAGTGGCGAAGCGCTGCTGGCGCGCATGTTCAACGAGTCGCCGCTGTTCCGCCTGATCGTCGATGAAGTGGAAAAGACGCTGGCCGTGGTCGATCTCGACATCGCCCGCGAATACAGCCAGCTGGTGGCCGACGCCGGCGTGCGCGAAGAGGTGTTCGGCATGATCGCCCGCGAATACGACATCACGCGCACGCAGATCCTGCGCCTGTCGGGCACCCGCGGCCTGGCCGAGCGCTTCCCCGACTACCGCCAGAAACTCGACCACCGGCTGCCGGTGGTCAACCAGGTGAGCCGCCAGCAGATTTCGCTGCTGCGCGCTTTCCGCATGACCGACGACGCCGCGCGGAAAGAGGAGTTCCGCAAGGCCCTGCTGCTGTCGATCAACTGCGTGTCCGCCGGCTTCGGCGCCACCGGCTGA
- a CDS encoding HpcH/HpaI aldolase/citrate lyase family protein → MSFTIIEQATPRLHRSELAVPGSNPGMFEKAAKSAADIIFLDCEDAVAPDDKEQARKNIIEGLNDIDWGNKTMMVRINGLDTHYMYRDVVDIVEACPRLDMILIPKAGTAADVYAVDMMVTQIEAAKKRTKRIGFEVLIETALGMANVEAIAQSSKRLEAMSFGVADYAASTRARTTVIGGVNKDSVVLTDKDEQGNRQSFWTDPWHAAQTRMMVACRAYGLRPIDGPFGDFNDPDGYISAANRAAVLGYEGKWAIHPSQIELANKVYTPSEAEVTKARRILEAMAQAAKEGRGAVSLDGRLIDIASIRMAEALIAKADTIAAAR, encoded by the coding sequence ATGAGCTTCACGATCATCGAACAAGCCACGCCCCGCCTGCACCGTTCCGAACTGGCCGTTCCGGGTTCCAACCCGGGCATGTTCGAGAAGGCCGCCAAGTCGGCTGCCGACATCATCTTCCTCGACTGCGAGGACGCGGTCGCGCCGGACGACAAGGAGCAGGCGCGCAAGAACATCATCGAGGGTCTGAACGACATCGACTGGGGCAACAAGACCATGATGGTGCGCATCAATGGTCTGGACACCCACTACATGTACCGCGACGTGGTGGACATCGTCGAAGCCTGCCCGCGCCTGGACATGATCCTGATCCCGAAGGCCGGCACCGCCGCCGACGTGTACGCGGTCGACATGATGGTCACCCAGATCGAAGCGGCCAAGAAGCGCACCAAGCGCATCGGCTTCGAAGTGCTGATCGAGACCGCGCTCGGCATGGCCAACGTCGAAGCGATCGCGCAGTCGTCGAAGCGCCTGGAGGCGATGAGCTTCGGCGTGGCCGACTACGCCGCCTCGACCCGCGCCCGCACCACCGTGATCGGTGGCGTGAACAAGGACAGCGTGGTGCTGACCGACAAGGACGAGCAGGGCAACCGCCAGTCCTTCTGGACCGATCCGTGGCACGCCGCGCAGACCCGCATGATGGTCGCCTGCCGCGCCTACGGCCTGCGTCCGATCGACGGCCCGTTTGGTGACTTCAACGATCCGGACGGCTATATTTCCGCGGCGAACCGCGCTGCCGTGCTCGGTTACGAAGGCAAGTGGGCGATTCACCCGTCGCAGATCGAACTGGCGAACAAGGTCTACACGCCGTCGGAAGCCGAAGTGACCAAGGCACGCCGCATTCTCGAAGCGATGGCGCAGGCGGCGAAGGAAGGTCGCGGTGCGGTGTCGCTCGACGGTCGCCTGATCGACATCGCCAGCATCCGCATGGCCGAAGCGCTGATCGCCAAGGCGGACACGATCGCCGCGGCACGCTGA
- a CDS encoding formate--tetrahydrofolate ligase: MASDIEIAQQAKMQRISQVVSKLGIPEDAIEPYGHYKAKVSLDYLNSLKDRPDGKLILVTAISPTPAGEGKTTTTVGLGDALNRIGKKTMICLREPSLGPVFGVKGGAAGGGYAQIVPMEDINLHFTGDFHAIGAAHNLLSALIDNHINHGNELRIDPRLIQWKRVVDMNDRALRKITIGLGGTANGFVREDGYDIVVASEVMAILCLANSLMDLKERLGRIIIGYTLGDKKPVYASDLKAQGAMATLLKDAIKPNIVQTLENNPAIIHGGPFANIAHGCNSVTATKAGLKMADYVVTEAGFGADLGAEKFIDIKCRMAGLNPSAVVLVATIRALKFHGGVKKEDLNQENLAALEKGIVNIERHLKNITEHYGLPCVVSVNHFTFDTDAEIALLKSRIEALGGKFVIARHWASGGAGAEELARMVADICDNAPGKHTFVYDENATLQDKITTIATKIYGAGAVTFSDAARKQLESWNADYGRFPVCMAKTQMSFSADPAARGAPSGHTLNVREVRLANGAGFVVAICGDMMTMPGLPKVPASEKIDIDEHGKVSGLF; the protein is encoded by the coding sequence ATGGCATCCGATATCGAAATCGCCCAGCAGGCGAAAATGCAGCGCATCAGCCAGGTGGTGTCCAAGCTGGGCATCCCGGAAGACGCGATCGAGCCCTACGGCCACTACAAGGCCAAAGTGTCGCTCGACTACCTGAACAGCCTGAAGGACCGTCCGGACGGCAAGCTCATCCTGGTCACCGCGATCAGCCCGACGCCGGCAGGCGAAGGCAAGACCACGACCACCGTCGGTCTGGGCGACGCGCTGAACCGTATCGGCAAGAAGACCATGATCTGCCTGCGCGAGCCCTCGCTGGGCCCGGTATTCGGTGTCAAGGGCGGTGCGGCGGGTGGCGGCTACGCGCAGATCGTGCCGATGGAAGACATCAACCTGCACTTCACCGGTGACTTCCACGCCATCGGTGCAGCGCACAACCTGCTGTCGGCACTGATCGACAACCACATCAACCACGGCAACGAACTGCGTATCGACCCGCGCCTGATTCAGTGGAAGCGTGTGGTCGATATGAACGACCGCGCGCTGCGCAAGATCACCATCGGCCTCGGCGGCACCGCCAACGGCTTCGTGCGGGAGGACGGCTACGACATCGTGGTCGCGTCCGAAGTCATGGCGATACTGTGTCTGGCGAATTCGCTGATGGACCTGAAGGAGCGTCTCGGCCGCATCATCATCGGCTACACGCTGGGCGACAAGAAGCCGGTGTACGCGAGCGACCTGAAGGCGCAGGGCGCCATGGCCACGCTGCTGAAGGACGCGATCAAGCCGAACATCGTGCAGACGCTGGAGAACAACCCGGCCATCATCCACGGCGGCCCCTTCGCCAACATCGCGCACGGCTGCAACTCGGTCACCGCGACCAAGGCCGGCCTGAAGATGGCCGACTACGTCGTGACCGAAGCCGGGTTCGGTGCCGACCTCGGCGCCGAGAAGTTCATCGACATCAAGTGCCGCATGGCCGGGCTGAACCCGTCGGCCGTCGTGCTGGTCGCCACCATCCGCGCGCTGAAGTTCCACGGCGGCGTGAAGAAGGAAGACCTGAACCAGGAAAACCTGGCCGCGCTGGAAAAGGGCATCGTCAACATCGAGCGCCACCTGAAGAACATCACCGAGCACTACGGCCTGCCCTGCGTCGTGTCGGTGAACCACTTCACCTTCGACACCGACGCCGAAATCGCGCTGCTGAAGAGCCGCATCGAAGCGCTCGGCGGCAAGTTCGTGATCGCCCGTCACTGGGCGAGCGGCGGTGCTGGCGCCGAGGAACTGGCGCGCATGGTTGCCGACATCTGCGACAACGCACCGGGCAAGCACACTTTCGTCTACGACGAGAACGCAACGCTGCAGGACAAGATCACCACCATCGCCACCAAGATCTACGGCGCCGGCGCGGTGACCTTCTCCGACGCCGCCCGCAAGCAGCTCGAAAGCTGGAACGCCGACTACGGCCGTTTCCCGGTCTGCATGGCGAAGACCCAGATGTCCTTCTCCGCCGACCCTGCTGCCCGCGGCGCACCGAGCGGCCACACGCTCAACGTGCGCGAAGTGCGCCTGGCCAACGGCGCCGGTTTCGTCGTCGCCATCTGCGGCGACATGATGACCATGCCGGGCCTGCCCAAGGTGCCGGCGTCGGAGAAGATCGACATCGATGAGCACGGCAAGGTGTCGGGATTGTTCTGA
- a CDS encoding ANTAR domain-containing response regulator, translating into MSSPPRAGVRSKRITPEFLTQLRNLRIVVLHPRDADGEVLIQQLKRIGCQVQTFWPPVQDIPDNVDVVYYAIQSNEMHAPLNFSNFEQPPAVIAVVGYENPTIFEVMLRLGATGVLSAPLRSTGVLASLVLTVGLTQEMRGYKKRVQRLEQKLLSVNQINDAKAILMRTRGVSDAEAYKIIREQAMSKRIPTEEIARAIIHADEILSGR; encoded by the coding sequence GTGAGCAGTCCGCCGCGCGCAGGCGTACGCAGCAAGCGGATCACGCCGGAATTCCTGACCCAGCTGCGCAATCTGCGCATCGTCGTGTTGCATCCGCGCGACGCCGACGGCGAGGTGCTGATCCAGCAACTGAAGCGCATAGGCTGCCAGGTGCAGACCTTCTGGCCGCCGGTGCAGGACATCCCGGACAACGTCGATGTCGTGTACTACGCGATCCAGTCCAACGAGATGCACGCGCCGCTGAACTTCAGCAACTTCGAACAGCCGCCGGCGGTGATCGCCGTCGTCGGCTACGAGAACCCGACCATCTTCGAAGTGATGCTGCGCCTGGGTGCGACCGGCGTACTCAGCGCCCCGCTGCGTTCGACCGGCGTGCTCGCCTCACTGGTGCTCACGGTCGGCCTGACGCAGGAAATGCGCGGCTACAAGAAAAGGGTGCAGCGACTTGAGCAGAAGCTGCTCAGCGTGAACCAGATCAACGACGCCAAGGCCATCCTGATGCGCACCCGCGGCGTCAGCGACGCCGAGGCCTACAAGATCATCCGCGAACAGGCGATGAGCAAGCGCATCCCGACCGAGGAGATCGCGCGGGCGATCATCCATGCGGACGAAATCCTGTCCGGACGATGA
- a CDS encoding transporter substrate-binding domain-containing protein yields MSTNDPIKVGVLFSREGVTSRIENTMLAGTLFAIREINDAGGIHGRELVPVYYDPQSNPQQFRSLATRLVQDDKVNVIFGCYMSSTRKAVLPVVERWNRLLFCPTMYEGFEFSNNIIYTGGAPNQNSALLADYMSSRFGARVYLIGSDYIFPYESNRIMSDFVHHRQGGAKVGERYVHLDAKESAFTPIMKDIKSKQPDFIFSTMVGKTTRMLYQAYADAGFDPKKMPIASLCTSEEEVSEMGIRLAEGHYTAGTYFQSIDTPRNRDCVALFRKLFGNEVQPNMSWESSYYQVHVFADAFREAGSDEHDILLPHVLGREFDAPQGRIRILPHNHHARLYPRIGRVNSEGQFTILAETPGGVDADPYLVSHSFDDWSTRLRVNASEEEST; encoded by the coding sequence GTGTCCACAAACGATCCCATCAAGGTCGGTGTTCTGTTCTCGCGCGAGGGAGTGACATCGCGCATCGAAAACACGATGCTCGCCGGAACGCTTTTCGCGATCCGCGAGATCAACGATGCCGGCGGCATCCACGGCCGGGAGCTGGTTCCGGTCTACTACGATCCGCAGTCGAATCCGCAACAATTCCGCTCGCTCGCGACCCGTCTGGTACAGGACGACAAGGTCAATGTCATTTTCGGCTGCTATATGTCGAGCACGCGCAAGGCGGTGCTGCCGGTGGTCGAAAGATGGAACCGCCTGCTGTTCTGCCCGACCATGTACGAGGGCTTCGAGTTCTCGAACAACATCATCTATACCGGCGGTGCGCCGAACCAGAACAGCGCCCTGCTCGCCGACTACATGTCGTCCCGTTTCGGCGCGCGGGTGTACCTGATCGGCAGCGACTACATCTTTCCCTACGAGTCGAACCGCATCATGAGCGACTTCGTGCACCACCGTCAGGGTGGCGCCAAGGTGGGCGAGCGCTATGTGCATCTCGACGCGAAGGAAAGCGCCTTCACGCCGATCATGAAGGACATCAAGTCCAAGCAGCCGGACTTCATCTTCTCGACCATGGTCGGCAAGACCACCCGCATGCTCTACCAGGCCTACGCGGACGCCGGTTTCGATCCGAAGAAGATGCCGATCGCCAGCCTGTGCACCAGCGAGGAGGAAGTATCGGAAATGGGTATCCGGCTGGCCGAAGGTCACTACACGGCCGGCACCTATTTCCAGTCGATCGACACCCCACGCAACCGCGACTGCGTGGCGCTGTTCCGCAAGCTGTTCGGCAACGAGGTGCAGCCCAATATGAGCTGGGAGTCGTCCTACTACCAGGTGCATGTATTCGCCGACGCCTTCCGCGAAGCGGGCAGCGACGAACATGACATCCTGCTGCCGCACGTTCTCGGGCGCGAGTTCGACGCGCCGCAGGGCCGCATCCGCATCCTGCCGCACAACCACCACGCCCGCCTCTACCCGCGCATCGGCCGGGTGAACAGCGAAGGCCAGTTCACGATACTGGCCGAGACACCGGGCGGCGTCGATGCCGACCCCTATCTGGTCAGCCATTCCTTCGACGACTGGAGCACGCGGCTGCGCGTCAATGCGAGCGAAGAGGAATCGACGTGA
- a CDS encoding N,N-dimethylformamidase large subunit: MCAMRLTGYADKFSVHPGDTIKFYVNCDGPKKYSASIVQMINGDTNPRGPGFIEKAVKADCEGVYDGITQVVYGGSYGFVADAPQLKPDSFTLQCWIWPTTPKTDKRYWKHGAQGLVTKWSGGKGYGLFINTDGCVELRINGETYSTGAPLRDHAWHFIAASFDAKTGEVVLYHEPQVVYALDPEIPPVKASFKGKVEHTDLPLVIAGYVDHVEPGPLGLSSLPQGVIVGGHYNGKIDSPRLCSRALSRFEIEMMKGGAQPGLTERRNAGPTGVLSEAIVAAWDFSDGIDTLVAKDAGPYRFDATLVNCPTRALTGYNWAGQTFDWKVAPKEYGAIHFHDDDLDNARWEVSFEWTVPADIKSRFYAAKLTTPEGDEDYIPFWIVPKIGQEQSKIAVMVPTISYMAYANEHVACNAGGAELFVYRVPIMQQQNMFLAEHREYGGSIYDTHTDGSGICLSSRLRPILSIRPKYDHFLAQAPWQYPADLHLICWLEQMGYEYDVFTDEDVTYDGLARLENYNVIITGSHPEHNSGTQLDALHNYTQRGGRLMYMGADAWYWVHSFHPAYDGLGRGIVTEMRRCESGIRTWRADPGEYYHQGTGELGGMWRYRGRYLHSVAGTGMSSEGFDISSYFSRTPESLDPRVSWAFDGISYEENLGNFGLVGGGAAGLELDIVDTMLGSPPHILTVATSAGRHTEAYLLVMEDFGFNQQGLDGTVHPRVRADITFHETPNGGGCFAFSSIAYCGSLPWNNCDNNISRLTKNVLDRFMQDGPLPAAPKEAYKHRGRADYESPALASKN; encoded by the coding sequence ATGTGTGCAATGCGACTGACCGGATACGCCGACAAGTTCAGTGTCCATCCGGGCGACACCATCAAGTTCTACGTCAATTGCGACGGACCGAAGAAGTACAGCGCGTCCATCGTGCAGATGATCAACGGCGACACCAATCCGCGTGGTCCCGGCTTCATCGAGAAGGCTGTGAAGGCCGACTGCGAGGGCGTCTACGACGGCATAACACAGGTCGTCTATGGTGGCTCCTACGGTTTCGTCGCCGACGCGCCGCAGCTGAAGCCGGACAGTTTCACGCTGCAATGCTGGATCTGGCCGACCACGCCGAAGACCGACAAGCGCTACTGGAAGCACGGCGCCCAGGGGCTGGTGACCAAGTGGTCCGGCGGCAAGGGCTACGGCCTGTTCATCAATACCGACGGTTGCGTCGAGCTGCGCATCAACGGTGAAACTTACTCGACCGGCGCGCCGCTGCGCGACCACGCCTGGCACTTCATCGCGGCCAGCTTCGACGCGAAGACCGGCGAGGTGGTGCTGTATCACGAGCCGCAGGTGGTTTATGCGCTGGACCCCGAGATCCCGCCGGTCAAGGCGAGCTTCAAGGGCAAGGTCGAACATACTGACTTGCCGCTGGTGATCGCCGGTTACGTCGACCATGTCGAACCGGGGCCGCTGGGCCTGTCCTCGCTGCCGCAGGGCGTCATCGTCGGTGGCCACTACAACGGCAAGATCGACAGCCCGCGCCTGTGCAGCCGCGCGTTGTCGCGCTTCGAGATAGAAATGATGAAGGGCGGCGCGCAGCCCGGCCTGACCGAGCGGCGCAACGCCGGCCCGACCGGCGTGCTGTCGGAAGCCATCGTCGCCGCCTGGGATTTTTCCGACGGCATCGACACGCTGGTGGCGAAGGACGCCGGCCCCTACCGCTTCGACGCCACGCTCGTTAACTGTCCGACGCGCGCACTGACCGGCTATAACTGGGCCGGCCAGACCTTCGACTGGAAGGTGGCGCCGAAGGAATACGGCGCCATCCACTTCCACGACGACGATCTCGACAATGCGCGCTGGGAAGTGAGCTTTGAGTGGACGGTGCCGGCCGACATCAAGAGCCGCTTCTACGCCGCCAAGCTGACGACGCCGGAAGGGGACGAGGACTACATTCCGTTCTGGATCGTGCCGAAGATCGGCCAGGAGCAGTCGAAGATCGCGGTCATGGTGCCCACCATCAGCTACATGGCCTACGCGAACGAACACGTCGCGTGCAACGCGGGCGGCGCTGAACTGTTCGTCTATCGCGTACCCATCATGCAGCAGCAGAACATGTTCCTCGCGGAGCACCGCGAGTACGGCGGCTCGATCTACGACACCCACACCGACGGCAGCGGCATCTGCCTGTCGTCGCGACTGCGTCCCATCCTGAGCATCCGCCCGAAGTACGACCACTTCCTCGCGCAGGCGCCCTGGCAGTACCCGGCCGACCTGCACCTGATCTGCTGGCTGGAACAGATGGGCTACGAGTACGACGTGTTCACCGACGAGGACGTGACCTACGACGGTCTGGCCCGGCTGGAGAACTACAACGTCATCATCACCGGCTCGCACCCCGAGCACAATTCGGGCACCCAGCTCGACGCGCTGCACAACTACACGCAGCGCGGCGGCCGGCTGATGTATATGGGCGCCGACGCCTGGTACTGGGTGCATTCCTTCCACCCGGCCTACGACGGACTGGGCCGCGGCATCGTCACCGAAATGCGCCGCTGCGAATCCGGCATCCGCACCTGGCGCGCCGATCCGGGCGAGTACTACCACCAGGGCACCGGCGAGCTGGGCGGCATGTGGCGCTATCGCGGCCGCTACCTGCACTCGGTGGCCGGCACCGGCATGTCGTCGGAGGGTTTCGACATCTCGTCCTACTTCTCGCGCACGCCGGAAAGTCTGGATCCGCGCGTCAGCTGGGCCTTCGACGGCATCAGCTACGAGGAGAACCTCGGCAACTTCGGTCTGGTCGGTGGCGGAGCGGCCGGTCTGGAACTGGACATCGTCGACACCATGCTGGGTTCGCCGCCGCACATCCTCACCGTCGCCACCTCGGCTGGCCGTCACACCGAGGCCTACCTGCTGGTGATGGAGGATTTCGGTTTCAACCAGCAGGGTCTGGACGGCACCGTGCATCCGCGCGTGCGCGCCGACATCACCTTCCACGAAACGCCCAACGGCGGCGGCTGCTTCGCATTCAGCTCCATCGCCTACTGCGGTTCGCTGCCGTGGAACAACTGCGACAACAACATTTCGCGTCTGACCAAGAACGTGCTCGACCGCTTCATGCAGGACGGCCCGCTGCCGGCCGCGCCGAAGGAAGCGTACAAGCACCGCGGTCGCGCGGACTATGAGTCGCCGGCGCTGGCGTCGAAGAACTGA